From the genome of Sphingobacteriales bacterium:
ATGTATTATTGCTACAATTTTGACAAGCCCTACAACCACGAACAAGATGCTTTTATATACAACCATAAACGACACAATGAAGTCAATATTAATTTGGCGTATATAAAGGCATCGCTGTCAAAAGCACATATAAGAAGTAATTTGGCGATGATGGTGGGCAATTATGCGCAATATAATTTGAGTGCCGAGCCAACTTGGGCACAATTTGTATATGAAGCCAATGTAGGTATTCAATTATCCAAACAGAATAATTGGTGGCTTGATGCCGGTATTATGCCCTCGCATATAGGCTTTGAGAGTGCCGTTGCCGCCGATTGTGCCACCCTGACACGCAGCCTTGTTGCCGAAAATTCGCCCTATTTTGAAACAGGGGTTAAATTAAGTTATACGTCCGACAATCAACAACTTTACGCCGCCCTGCTGTTGCTCAACGGCTGGCAGCAGGTGCAAAAATACGATGATGTACAAAAACCGGCTTGGGGTATGCAAATTACCTACTCACCAAAGCCGAATATTACTTTGAATTACAGCAATTTTATCGGAGAAAGCAACTACGGCGTATCGCAGCGATTTTACCATAATTTATATGCACACCTGCAAATGTCTGCCGATTTGCGGCTTACATTGGGCTTTGATATGGGGCAGGATTTTTATAAAAACCCCAAACAAACAGTAACTTGGAGTACACCGGTGGTGATTGGTAGCTATCAAATAAAAGAAAAACACAAAATAGCGGCGCGTGCAGAGTATTTTAATGACTCTGATGGTGTTATTATTTCTTCTACCGAAAATGGAGCGCAAATATTAGGAGCTTCTATCAACTACGATTATCAGATTTTTGAAAATGTACTATTCCGCACCGAGTTGAAACATTACCATTCCGAACAAAGAGTTTTTT
Proteins encoded in this window:
- a CDS encoding porin, whose product is MIKFIAAAVAFLWIPQFAFAQTDTLKNITWSAYTEMYYCYNFDKPYNHEQDAFIYNHKRHNEVNINLAYIKASLSKAHIRSNLAMMVGNYAQYNLSAEPTWAQFVYEANVGIQLSKQNNWWLDAGIMPSHIGFESAVAADCATLTRSLVAENSPYFETGVKLSYTSDNQQLYAALLLLNGWQQVQKYDDVQKPAWGMQITYSPKPNITLNYSNFIGESNYGVSQRFYHNLYAHLQMSADLRLTLGFDMGQDFYKNPKQTVTWSTPVVIGSYQIKEKHKIAARAEYFNDSDGVIISSTENGAQILGASINYDYQIFENVLFRTELKHYHSEQRVFFQNQTSPYNNFRITAALSVKI